From a single Rhizobium lusitanum genomic region:
- a CDS encoding SDR family oxidoreductase, with amino-acid sequence MSKQVIVITGASSGFGALTARALAKAGHTVYAGMRQTEGRNAPQVAEAAAFARENGVDLKAVELDVASDASVEAGIAKVIGQEGRIDTIIHNAGHMSFGPAEAFTPEQFAELYDINVLSTQRVNRAALPHLRQQGKGLVVWVSSSSTRGGTPPYLSPYFAAKAAMDSLAVSYASELTRWGIETAIIVPGAFTKGTNHFAHSGSPADKARAAEYDDGPYAGVPDQALKGLASLEPADADAASVAVAIVDVVNMPFGTRPFRIHIDPSEDGAEIVNGVADRVRAELFRRIGLEDLLKPHVRS; translated from the coding sequence ATGAGCAAGCAAGTTATCGTCATCACCGGCGCATCAAGCGGCTTCGGCGCCTTGACCGCCCGCGCTCTCGCCAAGGCCGGCCACACGGTCTATGCCGGCATGCGTCAAACCGAGGGTCGCAACGCGCCGCAAGTCGCTGAAGCCGCCGCCTTCGCCAGGGAAAACGGCGTCGACCTAAAAGCTGTCGAGCTGGATGTCGCCTCGGACGCTTCCGTCGAAGCCGGTATCGCCAAGGTCATCGGGCAGGAAGGCCGCATCGACACCATCATCCACAATGCCGGCCACATGTCCTTCGGCCCCGCCGAGGCTTTCACGCCGGAACAGTTCGCCGAGCTCTACGACATCAATGTGCTCAGCACCCAGCGCGTCAACCGTGCAGCACTTCCGCATCTGCGCCAGCAGGGCAAGGGCCTGGTGGTCTGGGTGTCCTCGTCCAGCACCCGCGGCGGCACGCCACCTTACCTGTCGCCCTATTTCGCCGCCAAGGCCGCCATGGATTCGCTCGCCGTCTCCTATGCGTCCGAGCTGACCCGCTGGGGCATCGAGACTGCCATCATCGTTCCCGGTGCCTTCACCAAGGGCACGAACCATTTCGCTCATTCCGGCTCGCCCGCCGACAAGGCGCGCGCTGCCGAATATGACGATGGTCCCTATGCCGGCGTTCCGGACCAGGCCCTGAAGGGGTTGGCCTCGCTGGAGCCTGCCGATGCGGATGCCGCCTCTGTTGCCGTCGCCATCGTCGATGTCGTCAACATGCCCTTCGGCACGCGTCCCTTCCGCATCCATATCGATCCGTCCGAGGATGGTGCGGAAATCGTCAATGGCGTCGCCGATCGCGTCCGCGCCGAACTCTTCCGCCGGATCGGCCTGGAGGACCTACTGAAGCCGCATGTAAGGAGCTGA
- a CDS encoding SDR family oxidoreductase: MTNNSNRVAIVTGASRGIGAAIAERLAKDGFTVVINYSGSEAAAEELARKIEGKGGKALIAKADVSDAEAVRRMFDAAEAAFGGIDVLVNNAGILQLAKITDADDANFDRQIAINLKGTFNTLREAGKRLRDGGRIINFSTSVVGLKLETYGVYAATKAAVETLTGIMSKEMRGRSITVNAVAPGPTATDLFLNGKSDELIDRMAKMNPLERLGTPDDIAATVSFLAGPDGSWINGQTLRANGGMV; this comes from the coding sequence ATGACCAATAATTCCAACAGGGTAGCCATCGTTACCGGCGCATCTCGCGGCATTGGCGCCGCGATTGCGGAACGCCTCGCAAAGGACGGCTTCACGGTTGTCATCAACTACTCCGGCAGCGAAGCCGCCGCCGAGGAGCTGGCCCGCAAAATAGAGGGGAAGGGCGGCAAGGCGCTGATCGCCAAGGCTGACGTTTCCGATGCCGAAGCTGTGCGCCGGATGTTCGACGCGGCCGAAGCCGCCTTTGGCGGTATCGATGTCCTCGTTAACAATGCCGGCATCTTGCAGCTCGCCAAGATCACCGATGCCGATGACGCCAACTTCGACCGCCAGATCGCCATCAACCTGAAGGGCACCTTCAATACGCTGCGTGAAGCCGGCAAACGCCTGCGTGATGGCGGCCGCATCATCAACTTCTCGACCAGCGTCGTGGGCCTGAAGCTCGAGACTTACGGCGTCTATGCCGCAACCAAGGCCGCTGTGGAAACACTGACCGGCATCATGTCCAAGGAGATGCGCGGCCGTTCGATCACGGTCAACGCCGTCGCGCCCGGCCCGACGGCGACCGATCTCTTCCTCAACGGCAAGAGCGACGAGCTGATCGACCGCATGGCCAAGATGAACCCGCTGGAGCGCCTCGGCACGCCTGATGATATCGCCGCTACCGTTTCCTTCCTCGCTGGTCCTGATGGTTCCTGGATCAACGGCCAGACGCTGCGCGCCAATGGCGGCATGGTCTGA